In Parasegetibacter sp. NRK P23, the genomic stretch GTATACCGGGCATTCACGAAGTACTCCGTCGCCAGGGATTACTTGAAGGAAGATGGTGCCTGAACCCGCACGAGGAACTGTCTCCCGGACAAATGGAAGAGATTTCCCGCGTTTATGAAATGTATCCCAACCTGAACGATGACGATTTTGTACAGTCATTCCTGCAACAAACTAAATAAGATGAATATGCGCCGTTTAACGATCCTGCTGCTTTTAGTGTTGACCGCATTTCGTGTGGCTGCCCAACAGGAGAAAGAAGGGTTCACCAATCTCGGTCCGCAAATCACCGCGGGTATGATACAGGGCAGCCTGTTCGTGAAAGATGCCTCCGGGAAATTGCTGCTGTACACGGTTGTAAGGGGAGAACCCGCGCATTTGCTCGGCTACGATGCCACCACAAAGGAACTGATCCTGGACGAACCACTGCCCAAATCGGACGGTGCCTGGGATATGACTTTCTCTTCCGATGGCTGGCTCTATGTACCAGGCGCGAGCGGATTCCTGTTCCGGCATAAACCCGGTACAAAAACCGTGGAGAACCTGGGACTTGTATTACCCGGTGAAACCTATGTTTGGAACCTCACCGCGGGAAAAGACGGAGAAGTATTCGGCGCTACCTATCCCGGTTGCAGGGTGTTCAGTTTTAAACCCGGGAAAGGTTTTACAGATGTAGGAAAGGGGCCATTAACGGAAGGAGAGAACTATGTAAGGAGCCTGGCCTATTATCCCAAAACAAACAAGCTATACGCTGGTGTTGGCTCTCATGCGCACCTGGTGGAACTTGACCCGGTAACAGGCGCGAAGAAAGAATTACTTCCGGAAAAATACAGTGATAAAGAATTCGTGTACGGGCTCGAAATTGTTACCGGGAAAAAAGGGGGTGACCGCTTATTGTGTTTACTCACCCGCGGCAGTTCGGTGCTGGTGTACAACCTGAAGACGGGGAAATTTGAGCAGGAGATCATGGAAATGGACCTGAAGACCGTGGCCCCTGAAACCCGTGGTAACCGTGTTTTTTACACGGCCAAAGAACAGTTGTGGCAGGCCGAACTTCACAAAAAAAAGTTCACCCCCACGCAGATCGGCGCAACGGGTGGTTCGGCCAACGCCATGTACTGGACGGAAAACGATGAGCTTTACATCCTTACCGCCATGGCCGATTTCGTCAGCTACAACAAAAGGAATGGTAAGCTTTCCACCCAGAAACTGAAGATACCCCGCCAACCTATTCCCATCAACGCGATCATGTTGGGCCCGGATCATAAAGTGTGGATGGGTGGCTACCTCGCCGGAGGACACGCTACCTTTGATCCTGTTACCGGTAAAACGACTGAACTCGGAGGCCTGGACCAGACGGAGGGCATGGCCATTCAGGGCAACAAAATTTATTTCGGCATCTACCCCAAAGGAAGGTTTTATGTGTACGATACCCGACAAGCCTGGGATAAGCAAAAAGACAATCCCCGTTTCCTTGGTCAGATCCACGACCAGAGCCGTTCCTTCGCGGTGTTGAGCCTGGAGGCGCAGCAGAAAATGATCTTTGGTATGGTACCTGAATATGGTATGCTGGGCGGTCATCTCGTGGAATATGATGTGGCGAAGGATACCCTGATCTCCTTCGGAGAAGTGGTCCCGAAACATTCGATTGTAAGCCTTGTCAAAGATGGAAACAATGTACTGGGCGCTACCTCTGTTTCAGGAGGATTGGGCGTAAAACCCTCGGAGCCGGAGGCTAAGCTGTTCGGATGGGACGTAAAGCAACAAAAGAAAACCTTTGAATACGTGCCGGTTCAAGGTGCGATGGCCATTACCGGATTGCTCAACGGGCCGGGTGGAAAAATATGGGGCGTGGCCGATGGAACACTGTTTCTGTTTGATCCGGTTGCCAAACAAGTAACCGCCACCAAAAAATTGTTCGACGTACCCGCGGTAAGAAGCCATGTGTGGCGCAGTGTATTCCTGTCGGTGCATCCCAACGGCATGGTGTATGGTACAGGAAACAACCAGCTTTTCCGCATCGATCCTGTTTCCATGGAAGTAACGTATCTTGACGACAATGCCAGTCTGATGGCGATGGACAGGACCGGTATCATCTATTTCAGAAGGGGAACGGAACTGATCCGTTACGACCCTTCTGTTGAAAAACTCAATTGATATTTTTATGAGGAATCGAATTGTCGTATTACTGATGGTAGTGTTCGCTTCGATGCGGTTGATGGCCCAAAATAATCTGGAACTGAAATGGGAATTGGTTACCAATCAATATCAGGGCCGCGGCGCTTTCCTGGCGGCGCTTACCATCCGTAATAGCGGTAAAACACCTGTTGCGAACACCGGCTGGAAACTGTACTTTAATTCAATCCGTGATGTGACTGCTGTGGCCGCGGGTGCGGTTAAGGTGGAATTGCTGAGCGGCGGATTGCACCGGCTTACGCCCCAGTCCGGATTCCCCGTATTGCAACCGGGTGGAAGTTATACCATTCAATACGAGGGTGCAGGGCGCGCATTCAGTAAGAGCGATGCCCCGCAAGGATTTTACCTGGTAATGGATGCTGCACCTGAAAAAGGATGGCCCATTACAAAATTTTCGGTGAACGCTAACCCGCAAATGCTTACTTACGAAAACCACCTCACACCGGAAGCTATTTATCTGAAAATTGAAGCCTGGGCAACCGCAGCGCCCGCGGACGTTCCAAAGATATTTCCTGAACCCCTGGTGTACCGGGAAGGAACGGGATTTTTTGAACTGAATGCGGCCACTGCCGTAAAAGCTGATCCTGCGTTTTCACGCGAAGCGGCTTACCTGGATCAGGAACTCAGGAAAATAACGTTGGCCGGTAAAAAGAAACCTGTTGTTCAGCAAGTCATTGCTTTGGAAAGAAAGCAGGAACTGGCGGCGGAAGCCTACGAATTAAACGTAACTGAACAGGGCATCGTGGTAAAAGCAGCCGATGGAGCAGGTATTTTCTACGGCATACAATCGTTGAAATCACTGATGCCCGTGGAGGTGTGGAAGAAGCCCGTAACATCGGTGAAAATACCGGCGGTATCGGTGGAAGACGCGCCCCGTTTCGGATACCGGTCTTTTATGCTGGATGTGGCCCGTAACTTTCAGTCTAAAGAAGAAGTGCTGCGCATACTGGAACTTATTTCTTTTTACAAACTCAATACCCTGCATTTTCACCTGAACGATGACGAGGGGTGGAGACTGGAAATTCCCGGGCTTCCCGAACTCACGGAAACCGGTGCGGTGCGCGGCCATACTACCAGCAGCCAACATTGGTTGCAACCTTCGTTCGGGTCGGGACCGGATACCAATGATGCGTACGGAACGGGTTTTTATTCCCGCCAGGATTTTCTGGATATCCTGAAGTTCGCGACCGAAAGGCATATCCGCGTTATTCCAGAAGTGGAAACCCCGGGTCACGCACGGGCCGCCGTTAAATCGATGGATGCGCGTTACCGCAAACTGATGGCGCAGGGAAAACCCGCTGCCGCGGTGGAATACCTGTTGCGCGACACCGCAGACCTTTCTGTATATACATCCGTGCAGGGCTGGAGCGATAACGTGATGAATGTGGCGCTTCCTTCCACGTACAGGTTCCTCGAAAAAGTTGCTGATGAAATCATAGCCATGTACAAAGAAGCGGGCGCACCGCTTTCCACCATTCATTTCGGGGGCGATGAAGTGCCTGCTGGTGTTTGGGAGAAGTCTCCGGCTGTCACGGCATTAATGAAGAAAGAAACTGCGCTGCGAACAGTGGACGACCTTTGGTATTATTATTTCGGGAAAGTAAATGCCATGCTCCAAAAGAAAGGGCTTTACCTTTCCGGCTGGGAAGAGATCGCCCTCCGTAAAACCAGGTTGGATGGCGCTTCTAAGTTTATTCCCAACCCCGGTTTCGTGAACGAAAATTTTCATGCCTACGTTTGGAACAATGTATGGGGCTGGGGTTCAGAGGACCTCGCTTACCGGCTCGCGAATGCCGGGTATAAAGTAGTGCTCGCCCCGGTAACCAATTTCTATTTCGACCTGGCTTACCAGAAATCGGTGAACGAACCCGGATTGTATTGGGGCGGTTATACGGATATTGATAAGTCGTTTGGGTTCGCGCCATACGACTACTATAAATCCGCAAAGGAGAACCTGAACGGCGCGCCTTTGGATAAAACTGTTTTTGTTGGAAAGGACAGGCTCACGGAATTTGGGAAGCAAAACATAGTTGGCATTCAATGCCTCATCTGGAGCGAAATGATCCGAGGCCCGGAGCAACTGGAATACATGCTGCTTCCCAAACTGCTCGGGTTCGCGCAACGTGCCTGGAGTGCCGGGAAATGGGAAACGGAGCAAGACAGTACGAAAGCAATGACCCTCTATAAAAATGATTGGGGTCGTTTTTTACACACGATCGGTACCCGTGAAATCCCCCGGCTGCACTGGTACAATAACGGCTACCATTTCCGTGTACCCGCGCCGGGTGCAATCATGGAAAATGGCATGCTGAAAGTGAATACACAAATACCGGGTATGGACATCCGTTTTACAACAGATGGAAAGGAGCCCACGTTAAAAAGCCCGCTTTATACCGAACCGATCCCGGTGAAAAACACGGTAAAACTGAAAGTTTTTTCGGGGACGAAAGCCAGTCTTACCACCCAGGTAAATATGGAATGATGCACAAAGTAATAAAACTCCTGAGCGATCTTGTGGCGATTCCTTCCGTCAATCCGATGGGCAAAGGATTGTCTGGTGCCATGTATTCTGAACGGAACATCGCCTTATACATTGAGCAATATTGCAGGGCACTGGGACTGCGCTGCCAATGGCAGGAAACCGATCCGGCACATCCCAACCTGCTCGTTCAGCTAGATGCCGGGAAAGCAGAAACCGTGTTGCTGCAGGCGCACATGGATACCGTTTCCCACGAAAACATGACTGTTCCTCCTTTTGAACCTGTTATAAAAGATGGACTCCTTTACGGCAGAGGGGCTTGTGATACCAAGGCTTCCCTCGCTACCTATCTGTACGCGATTGGAGCGGTGGTGGAAAAGAAACTTTCGCTCACGCGCAATGTCTCCCTGCTTTTTGTGCACGATGAGGAATATGCTTTTTCCGGTGCAAGGGAAGCGGTGTCCAATGGATTAAAAGCCGACTTCGCCATTGTGGGCGAACCAACGGAACTGAATATGATCCACGCGCACAAGGGAGTGTGTCGTTTTTTCATCCGTACGGAAGGCGTGAGTTGCCATGCTTCCATGCCCTGGATGGGAGAGAACGCGATTTACAAGATAGCACCTGTGTTGGAGGCCATTGAAAAGTACGCTACCCAACTGGCACAGCATAAACATCCTGTCCTTGGCGCGGCCACCATTAATGTGGGTCGCATCTACGGCGGACAAACCGTGAACACCGTTCCTGCCGAATGCGTAATTGAAGTGGACCACCGTTTGTTGCCTGGCATGAATTACCAGACCATTCGCGACTCATTGCTTCCTTTCCTGGAAGGCACCGGTGCGATTGTAGAAGCGCCATACATGGAGGCTTTGGGTGTTTACAACAATACGGATGCGCTGGTATGTATGTTGTTGCAAAAGGCTATTCTTGCCAATAATGTCACACCTGAAATGCAGGCGGCGCATTACGCCACCGACGCGTCTGTTATCCACAATGCGGGGATTCCCTGTGTGGTGTTCGGCCCCGGCTCTATCAGTAAAGCACATACGGCAGACGAATTCGTTCCAATTGCCCAGGTAGAAAAAGCGGCTGAAATTATACTGCACCTGATCACCCATTAAATGAAGGCCATGCAACGACGAATGTTCCTTTCCAATATGGCCATTGCAGGTGCAGGCTGGTGTATCGCTCCAGCGCTAAAAAGTGTTTTTCCGGAAAATTCATCCGGGAAAAAACTGGGCATTATCGGGTTGGATACCTCCCATAGTGTTGCCTTCACCAAAGCTTTGAATGGTGCAGGCGCCGCGTCTTTGTATAACGGGTATAAAATTGTTTCCGCTTATCCATTCGGCAGCCGGACCATTCAAAGCAGTTTCTCCCGTATTGAAGGATATACAAAAGAAGTGGAAGCACTGGATGTAAAGATCGCGGCGTCCATCCCTGAATTATTGGCGGAAGTGGATGGTGTTTTGTTGGAAACGAATGATGGCCGCTTGCATCCCGAACAGGCCAGACTGGTAATAGAAGCCGGAAAACCTTTGTTCATCGATAAGCCCGTTGCCGCGGATTTTAAAAGTGTGGCGGCTATATACAAATTAGCGGAACAACACCAGGTGCCGTTGTTTTCTTCTTCCTCCCTACGTTTTATTGACGGGATGGATCAGGTGTATTCCGATGCAATAGGTAAGGTGACGGGAACTGATGTATTCAGTCCGGCCATAATAGAGCCTACTCATCCTGATCTTTACTGGTATGGTATCCACGGGGTGGAAATGTTGTTCGCCATCATGGGAACGGGGTGTCGGTCGGTAAAACGCATCTTCAACAGCGGAACGGATATCGTTACCGGCACCTGGGAAGATGGTAGGATAGGGGTGTTCAGGGGAACGCGTACCGGAGCGCAGGAGTTCGGGGGCACTGTGCATGGAGAAAAAGGCGTGCTCCACCTGGGGAAATTCACCGGTTATGAACGGTTGTTACAACGGATCGTTCATTTTTTTGAAACGGGCATAGCCCCGGTTGCTTCCGCGGAAACATTGGAGCTGTACGCGTTCATGTCGGCTGCCGACCTCAGTAAAAAAAGAAACGGGAAATCGGTATCGTTGAAAGAAGTGTACGCTAAAGCGAAGGGTTAAGCGTTTTGGGATGGTGCTTCTCCACCGCCATCGAAATCTCCGCCAGCAATAAGCCGCTTCCGCCGCCATAGTGCTGGATGATGATAAGTGATGGTGCCAGTTCCAGCATATCCTTACGGAGACGGGCTTCTGTTTCCGGATCGATCCCGCAACCCAACAACAGCACATCTACTTTTTCAAAAAGGAACAGGCGCATGGCCTCTTCAGTACTTCCGGCTCCGATTCCGCGCCAGCGCCCGTTCCCGTTAATGACCCTTACAACGGTTTCCCTTATTTCAGGGTGCATACCCAGGTAAAGAATAGTCAGGTTTTCCATAGTTGTATTTACTTAAGCCACATCCATGGGAACCTCCATCAGCAGGATCTCCGCGTCCTGGGAATTCGCTTTGATGTCCAACTGGTCCACATCCCAGATACCGATTCCGTCCCGTTGATTCAATTCGTGCCCGTTGATGGTGAAGTCACCTTTCAGGATGAAGGCGTACACGCCGTTTCCTGCTTTTTTAATCGCGTAGGTAGTATCTATGCCTTTATCGAAACGGCCCATGTGGAACCAGGCATCCTGGTGGATCCATACCCCTTCATCTTCGGGATTTGGGGAAAGTACCTGTTGCAACTTATTGTGGCGGTCGTTCACGTTCAGGGTAACCTGGTCGTAACGCGGCTGCACATTCTTTTTATTGGGGAACACCCATATTTGCAGGAACTTCACCGGCTGGTCGGGGTTCTTGTTGTATTCACTGTGGAATATGCCTGTACCGGCGCTCATCACCTGTATGTCTCCG encodes the following:
- a CDS encoding family 20 glycosylhydrolase, whose product is MRNRIVVLLMVVFASMRLMAQNNLELKWELVTNQYQGRGAFLAALTIRNSGKTPVANTGWKLYFNSIRDVTAVAAGAVKVELLSGGLHRLTPQSGFPVLQPGGSYTIQYEGAGRAFSKSDAPQGFYLVMDAAPEKGWPITKFSVNANPQMLTYENHLTPEAIYLKIEAWATAAPADVPKIFPEPLVYREGTGFFELNAATAVKADPAFSREAAYLDQELRKITLAGKKKPVVQQVIALERKQELAAEAYELNVTEQGIVVKAADGAGIFYGIQSLKSLMPVEVWKKPVTSVKIPAVSVEDAPRFGYRSFMLDVARNFQSKEEVLRILELISFYKLNTLHFHLNDDEGWRLEIPGLPELTETGAVRGHTTSSQHWLQPSFGSGPDTNDAYGTGFYSRQDFLDILKFATERHIRVIPEVETPGHARAAVKSMDARYRKLMAQGKPAAAVEYLLRDTADLSVYTSVQGWSDNVMNVALPSTYRFLEKVADEIIAMYKEAGAPLSTIHFGGDEVPAGVWEKSPAVTALMKKETALRTVDDLWYYYFGKVNAMLQKKGLYLSGWEEIALRKTRLDGASKFIPNPGFVNENFHAYVWNNVWGWGSEDLAYRLANAGYKVVLAPVTNFYFDLAYQKSVNEPGLYWGGYTDIDKSFGFAPYDYYKSAKENLNGAPLDKTVFVGKDRLTEFGKQNIVGIQCLIWSEMIRGPEQLEYMLLPKLLGFAQRAWSAGKWETEQDSTKAMTLYKNDWGRFLHTIGTREIPRLHWYNNGYHFRVPAPGAIMENGMLKVNTQIPGMDIRFTTDGKEPTLKSPLYTEPIPVKNTVKLKVFSGTKASLTTQVNME
- a CDS encoding Gfo/Idh/MocA family protein codes for the protein MQRRMFLSNMAIAGAGWCIAPALKSVFPENSSGKKLGIIGLDTSHSVAFTKALNGAGAASLYNGYKIVSAYPFGSRTIQSSFSRIEGYTKEVEALDVKIAASIPELLAEVDGVLLETNDGRLHPEQARLVIEAGKPLFIDKPVAADFKSVAAIYKLAEQHQVPLFSSSSLRFIDGMDQVYSDAIGKVTGTDVFSPAIIEPTHPDLYWYGIHGVEMLFAIMGTGCRSVKRIFNSGTDIVTGTWEDGRIGVFRGTRTGAQEFGGTVHGEKGVLHLGKFTGYERLLQRIVHFFETGIAPVASAETLELYAFMSAADLSKKRNGKSVSLKEVYAKAKG
- a CDS encoding Mth938-like domain-containing protein produces the protein MENLTILYLGMHPEIRETVVRVINGNGRWRGIGAGSTEEAMRLFLFEKVDVLLLGCGIDPETEARLRKDMLELAPSLIIIQHYGGGSGLLLAEISMAVEKHHPKTLNPSL
- a CDS encoding pirin family protein, which encodes MTTTNTTTNAIVHKANTRGHANHGWLESYHTFSFAGYYNPERVHFGVLRVLNDDRVDAAMGFGKHPHDNMEIISIPLEGDLEHKDSMGNSTVIKNGDIQVMSAGTGIFHSEYNKNPDQPVKFLQIWVFPNKKNVQPRYDQVTLNVNDRHNKLQQVLSPNPEDEGVWIHQDAWFHMGRFDKGIDTTYAIKKAGNGVYAFILKGDFTINGHELNQRDGIGIWDVDQLDIKANSQDAEILLMEVPMDVA
- a CDS encoding M20 family metallopeptidase — protein: MHKVIKLLSDLVAIPSVNPMGKGLSGAMYSERNIALYIEQYCRALGLRCQWQETDPAHPNLLVQLDAGKAETVLLQAHMDTVSHENMTVPPFEPVIKDGLLYGRGACDTKASLATYLYAIGAVVEKKLSLTRNVSLLFVHDEEYAFSGAREAVSNGLKADFAIVGEPTELNMIHAHKGVCRFFIRTEGVSCHASMPWMGENAIYKIAPVLEAIEKYATQLAQHKHPVLGAATINVGRIYGGQTVNTVPAECVIEVDHRLLPGMNYQTIRDSLLPFLEGTGAIVEAPYMEALGVYNNTDALVCMLLQKAILANNVTPEMQAAHYATDASVIHNAGIPCVVFGPGSISKAHTADEFVPIAQVEKAAEIILHLITH